In one window of Candidatus Neomarinimicrobiota bacterium DNA:
- a CDS encoding aspartate carbamoyltransferase catalytic subunit: protein MSEPTVTLQHLLGLEGVSKQDIQILLDTGFRFREVLDRPIKKVPTLTGINVVNLFFESSTRTRISFELAEKRLSADVTNFTASSSSLNKGEGLKDTIQNIHAMKMDAVVMRHPAPGSTKQLSQFVDAVVINAGDGTHEHPTQGLLDMMSLQEKFGRLEGLKVGIIGDIAHSRVALSNIFGLNTVGADVMVCGPGHLIPPHISELGVIVNGDVDEVLSWADAVNVLRIQRERMGEGIIPSVREYRSRFGITTERLARHKREIVILHPGPMNRGVEIDSDVADGDQAIILDQVLNGVAIRMSVLYHLLAPHQPLEET, encoded by the coding sequence GTGAGTGAACCGACCGTTACCCTGCAGCACCTTCTGGGTCTGGAAGGGGTTTCAAAGCAGGATATTCAAATCCTCCTCGATACCGGGTTCCGTTTCCGGGAGGTACTCGATCGCCCCATTAAAAAGGTCCCCACCCTTACCGGGATTAACGTGGTGAATCTCTTCTTCGAGAGTTCCACCCGCACTCGCATCTCCTTTGAGTTGGCGGAAAAGCGCCTCAGTGCTGACGTGACCAATTTCACTGCCAGTTCCTCCAGCCTGAACAAGGGCGAGGGGCTAAAGGACACCATCCAGAACATCCATGCGATGAAAATGGATGCAGTGGTCATGCGCCATCCGGCACCAGGATCAACCAAGCAGCTGAGTCAGTTTGTCGACGCTGTGGTTATCAATGCTGGCGACGGCACCCACGAACATCCCACGCAGGGTTTGCTGGACATGATGTCCCTGCAGGAGAAATTCGGTCGTTTGGAGGGTCTGAAGGTGGGGATCATAGGTGATATCGCTCATAGCCGGGTGGCTCTCTCGAATATCTTTGGCCTGAATACCGTAGGTGCCGATGTTATGGTTTGCGGTCCCGGCCACCTGATTCCACCCCATATCAGCGAGCTAGGGGTAATTGTCAATGGTGATGTGGATGAAGTGTTGTCGTGGGCCGATGCCGTGAATGTCCTCAGGATCCAGCGAGAGCGCATGGGAGAGGGGATTATCCCATCGGTACGTGAATACCGTAGCCGATTTGGCATCACCACTGAGCGTCTGGCCAGACACAAACGAGAGATTGTCATCCTGCATCCCGGGCCCATGAACCGGGGAGTTGAAATCGACAGCGATGTAGCTGATGGTGACCAAGCTATCATTCTGGACCAGGTACTCAATGGCGTGGCAATTCGCATGAGCGTCCTCTATCACCTCCTGGCACCACATCAGCCTCTGGAAGAGACCTGA
- the pyrR gene encoding bifunctional pyr operon transcriptional regulator/uracil phosphoribosyltransferase PyrR, which produces MKKVKATLMDAAAMSRTLARLAHEIMERHHNLETLALVGIQRRGEFLARRLAKLVHQHRNAEVKFGTVDVTFHRDDFRTRLPSPRLGPTQIDFGVNDLHIILVDDVLYTGRTVRAAMNSLMDFGRPASIELAVLVDRGHRELPIQADYVGQSYSTSVNEHIHVHVAEVDGKDEVLLMEYSQ; this is translated from the coding sequence GTGAAAAAGGTTAAGGCCACGCTCATGGACGCCGCGGCTATGAGCCGGACCCTCGCCCGCCTGGCCCATGAGATCATGGAGCGGCACCATAATCTCGAGACCCTCGCGCTAGTGGGAATACAGCGCCGGGGCGAATTTCTCGCTCGACGCTTGGCCAAACTGGTTCATCAACACCGGAACGCCGAAGTGAAATTTGGCACTGTGGACGTGACATTCCACCGGGACGATTTCCGAACCCGACTGCCATCTCCCCGCTTAGGTCCGACCCAGATCGACTTTGGGGTAAACGACCTCCACATTATACTTGTGGACGACGTTCTCTATACAGGCCGGACCGTCCGCGCCGCCATGAACAGTCTCATGGATTTTGGCCGCCCCGCTTCCATTGAACTGGCGGTACTGGTGGATCGGGGCCATCGGGAACTGCCCATTCAGGCTGACTATGTGGGCCAGAGCTACTCTACATCGGTGAATGAGCATATCCACGTCCACGTGGCGGAAGTCGACGGCAAGGATGAGGTTCTCCTCATGGAATACAGCCAGTGA
- a CDS encoding glycerol-3-phosphate acyltransferase — protein sequence MDPIFSGSVSIVLGYLLGSILPAYFLAKAWGFDIRQKGSGNPGVSNVADTMGYTAAVFVALYDLGKGPLAILLAGSMGNSLPISYLAGFAALIGHRAPFYLRFRGGEGLATTVGIGFYSIAMMLIDNGRYAFVVLPILVLIALAFFLTTKPKQALILVFIFVPLLLNATILFYGINIHSVIISIVCLLIIGHRLAKLLKNTIQEMPEEERKLLWRKWLRPIAIVFPLGAFFYKQYVLGVLLAVFSSFVVFEIIRFRTKYKRFPLPYKKAEESRISSMVVFLFAAVLVLWFFPTNIASLALLFVVFGDLLAWCIGRTIGGKGFLNKTWGGTTACLVTCVTLAIFYYSLNLVALPVGLLGALSATAVEIAPLQEDNFVMPVVSAIVMTIV from the coding sequence ATGGATCCAATTTTTAGCGGTAGTGTATCTATAGTGCTGGGGTATCTCCTCGGCAGTATTCTACCGGCCTACTTCCTTGCCAAAGCATGGGGCTTTGACATCAGGCAAAAGGGTTCTGGCAATCCCGGTGTTTCGAATGTCGCTGATACCATGGGTTATACAGCTGCGGTTTTTGTCGCCTTATATGACCTTGGAAAGGGACCTCTTGCGATCCTGCTGGCCGGCTCGATGGGCAATTCATTGCCGATAAGTTATCTGGCCGGTTTCGCAGCCCTTATCGGCCATCGAGCACCTTTCTACCTGCGATTTCGGGGCGGAGAAGGATTGGCCACCACCGTCGGAATCGGATTCTATTCGATAGCGATGATGCTTATTGATAATGGGCGCTATGCCTTTGTAGTGTTGCCAATCCTCGTTTTAATAGCCTTAGCGTTTTTCTTAACCACAAAGCCGAAACAAGCTCTCATCCTCGTGTTTATCTTCGTGCCACTCTTACTGAATGCCACCATCCTATTTTACGGGATCAACATACACAGCGTTATAATCTCCATCGTGTGCCTGTTGATAATCGGGCATCGACTTGCCAAGCTATTAAAAAACACCATACAAGAAATGCCTGAGGAGGAACGGAAATTACTATGGAGAAAATGGCTGCGTCCCATCGCGATCGTATTTCCTCTGGGGGCATTCTTCTATAAGCAGTATGTGCTAGGCGTTTTGCTGGCTGTATTCTCCTCTTTCGTTGTCTTCGAAATCATACGTTTTCGAACAAAGTACAAGCGCTTTCCGCTACCTTACAAGAAAGCGGAAGAATCCCGTATCTCATCCATGGTCGTATTCTTATTTGCCGCTGTGCTTGTGTTATGGTTCTTCCCGACTAATATCGCTTCGCTTGCCCTCCTGTTCGTGGTTTTTGGTGACCTGTTGGCCTGGTGCATTGGACGCACAATCGGAGGGAAGGGATTTCTAAACAAAACCTGGGGTGGAACCACTGCTTGTTTGGTAACCTGCGTCACACTCGCCATCTTCTACTACTCCCTTAATCTGGTAGCCTTGCCAGTAGGGCTGCTGGGCGCCCTTAGTGCAACGGCTGTCGAGATCGCACCCCTGCAGGAAGACAATTTCGTTATGCCCGTAGTGAGTGCAATTGTGATGACCATTGTATAG